One genomic region from Planctomycetaceae bacterium encodes:
- a CDS encoding amidophosphoribosyltransferase, whose translation MEELYHECGIAAVYHLKSDAVSPLVPGGRINRASRLIPGMLLDMQNRGQLAAGFTTYSPGRPQLIDTHKDVGGVSEVFRMNRSELYNELMDEYAGHAAIGHVRYATCGKDDRSYAQPFERHHIARSKWFSFAFNGQLANYLELKEEILDSTDFHLARETDTEVLNHLISHELSLDAEIQPIELLKKISARVDGSWNIVYLNARGQMFVSRDPLGIRPLCYAIEGSLFAAASESVALTHLGFADENVKNVPPGYAVIVDENGIRLEQFAESPRRAHCFFEWIYFANAGSTFDNAGVYLSRKRLGEELANNESLDIQDDVIVVPVPDTAKAAADAMAFELKVPSLEGLIRNRYIGRTFIEGNNRADKVRMKYTPLPEVLEGKRVLLVDDSIVRATTLKELVELLRVRGRAKEIHVRIACPPIIAPCFYGIDMSTIGELHAPKFMAGTVITREEEQAIADDIGADSLHYLPVDALARCVGLPAESLCQACVNTQYPTEAGRTMYQKALGDNQAIKDASKDVCVTSACEVRRTWESGQ comes from the coding sequence ATGGAAGAACTTTACCACGAATGCGGCATTGCTGCCGTTTATCATCTGAAGTCCGATGCGGTGAGTCCGCTGGTGCCGGGTGGAAGGATCAATCGCGCGTCGCGACTGATCCCCGGTATGCTTCTGGATATGCAAAACAGGGGGCAGCTGGCCGCCGGTTTTACCACCTACAGCCCCGGTCGGCCTCAGTTAATCGACACGCACAAGGATGTTGGTGGAGTGTCCGAAGTATTTCGGATGAACCGCAGCGAACTCTACAACGAACTGATGGACGAGTACGCAGGGCATGCGGCGATCGGCCACGTTCGATATGCGACGTGTGGCAAGGACGATCGCAGTTACGCACAGCCGTTTGAACGGCATCACATCGCACGGAGCAAATGGTTCAGCTTTGCATTCAATGGCCAGCTGGCCAACTACCTGGAATTGAAGGAAGAGATTCTTGATTCGACAGACTTTCATCTGGCACGCGAAACCGATACGGAAGTCCTGAATCATCTGATTTCGCATGAACTGTCGCTGGATGCAGAAATTCAGCCGATCGAGTTGCTGAAGAAAATTTCCGCCCGTGTTGACGGTTCCTGGAACATCGTCTACCTGAACGCGCGCGGACAGATGTTCGTTTCTCGTGATCCGCTGGGAATTCGCCCACTTTGTTACGCGATCGAAGGTTCGTTGTTTGCCGCGGCCAGCGAAAGCGTCGCACTGACACACCTCGGATTCGCTGATGAAAACGTCAAGAATGTGCCTCCCGGCTATGCAGTGATTGTCGACGAGAATGGCATTCGGCTGGAACAATTTGCCGAAAGCCCTCGTCGCGCGCACTGTTTCTTCGAGTGGATCTATTTTGCGAATGCGGGATCAACTTTCGACAACGCGGGCGTGTATCTGTCGCGAAAGCGTCTGGGTGAAGAACTGGCAAATAACGAATCGCTGGACATTCAGGACGATGTGATTGTTGTACCCGTTCCGGATACAGCGAAAGCCGCTGCGGACGCGATGGCATTCGAGCTGAAGGTACCATCCCTGGAAGGTTTAATCCGCAACCGCTACATCGGCCGAACTTTCATCGAAGGAAACAACCGCGCTGACAAAGTGCGAATGAAGTACACGCCACTTCCGGAAGTTCTGGAAGGCAAACGCGTGCTGCTGGTAGATGATTCGATTGTCCGGGCCACGACACTGAAAGAGCTGGTAGAGCTGCTGCGGGTCCGCGGCAGGGCGAAGGAAATTCACGTCCGAATCGCGTGTCCTCCGATTATCGCTCCGTGTTTTTATGGCATCGACATGTCCACCATCGGAGAGCTCCATGCTCCGAAGTTCATGGCGGGCACCGTGATTACCCGGGAAGAAGAACAGGCGATTGCCGACGATATCGGAGCGGATTCTCTGCACTACCTGCCCGTCGACGCGCTGGCACGCTGCGTCGGACTACCTGCCGAATCGTTATGTCAGGCCTGCGTGAATACGCAGTACCCGACGGAGGCTGGGCGAACCATGTATCAGAAGGCTCTTGGAGACAATCAGGCCATCAAAGATGCCAGCAAGGATGTGTGCGTTACGAGTGCCTGTGAAGTGCGTCGTACCTGGGAAAGCGGTCAGTAA